One Loxodonta africana isolate mLoxAfr1 chromosome 4, mLoxAfr1.hap2, whole genome shotgun sequence genomic region harbors:
- the LOC135231290 gene encoding protein HP-25 homolog 2-like codes for MQGPRGEEGGVEKCPFPSISSFAVKLREPLPVPFQPIVFAEALYNPQNHFNLSTGIFTCTSPGVYNFGFDIELFQGSVNVGLMRNSIEIRDKQAEAKDGYEHAAGNAVLQLKEGDRVWLESKAEPKKGSTQTVFFGYL; via the coding sequence ATGCAAGGGCCAAGAGGAGAAGAAGGAGGTGTTGAGAAGTGTCCATTCCCATCAATTTCTTCCTTTGCAGTGAAGCTGCGTGAACCTCTCCCGGTGCCCTTCCAGCCCATTGTCTTTGCAGAAGCCCTTTATAACCCTCAGAACCATTTCAATCTCTCCACTGGAATATTCACCTGCACTAGCCCTGGTGTCTACAACTTTGGCTTTGACATCGAGCTATTTCAGGGATCTGTGAATGTGGGTCTCATGAGGAATAGCATAGAGATCAGGGATAAGCAAGCAGAGGCCAAAGATGGCTATGAGCATGCTGCAGGAAATGCTGTCTTGCAGCTGAAGGAGGGAGACAGGGTCTGGCTGGAGTCTAAAGCAGAACCTAAAAAAGGAAGTACTCAAACTGTGTTCTTTGGGTATTTATAA